GGTTGAGACCAATAATCGAACGGATAGATTGCCTCGCCGGTTTCGTAGTTGCGTGTTGCAAACAACCCCGCGCCTTTATCGCCCAGGTCGCGAATTTCAAAACGCTCATGGTTGAAAGTGATGGTCGGCGGGTATTCGCTCATGGATTCCTTAAATAAAAGCAGTTTTAAATTATTGCGCTTGCCAGTCGCCGCGCAAAAAAGGCAATGCGGTGGCAATGAACGGCGCGGTCATCTCTAAAAATATGGGACCGTGTCCAGCGTTGGGAACCATCCACAAATAAGCATTGGGCATCGCTTCGTACAGTTCAATGGCGAGTCGCGCCGGATAAAACGGGTCGCGGTCGCCATGCACAATCAAGGTTCGCGCAGTGATGGTTGACAGAAGCGGCGGGGTGAAATTCATATCATCAAAACTGTCTTTGAAATGATGCGCTTGTGTCCACAACGCGCGAATTTGCGCGTCGCCGTGTTTATGCCACTCGCGCATCTGTTGCCATTCGGTTTCGGTGTGGCTGTCGGGCGTCATGGCTTGCATAATGGCGCGGGCTTCATCGGGAAAGTAAGGCGCACAGCTTACAATGACCATCGCTTCAATGCGTGCAGGTTGCTGGGTTGCCATATGCAGCAGGGTTTTTGCGCCGCCGCTTAAACCAATAGCTTTGAATTTTTCGATGTTCAACAGGTCAAGCATTGCAAACAGATCAAGCGCCGATTGCCGGAAAGTAAAGGTATTCGATGGATTGGTGGTGCGTCCGTGCCCGCGCAAATCGGGAATGATGAGTTGATATTCTTTAACGAAATCAGTGACGAACGATTGCCAGTTGCTGCCGCATCCCGAAAAGCCATGCAATAAAACCAGCGGCTCACCCTCGCCATAAATTTCACAATACATTTCGATGTCGTTGATAGATAAGGTTTGTTGGATTGAAGAAGTTGCCATTGCGATTTTAAAAGGAAATAAATGAATTCAAGTTGCCAACCTGGAAATGCCCCGAAGGGGCTTTGGAGATTAGCCTGTGGCAACGCCACAGGAAATCCGGCGACCACAAGTTTCTTCGCTCTGGAAGAGCGATGGATGAAAAACAACTTCCTGCGCCCCGTCAGGGCGCGAGGGTTGGTTGATATGTACATCTCTCCAGTGGCTGCACCACTGGCTAATTTCCTCTGCGCCTCCGGCGCATTTTGAATAACTAAAATTTATTCCCACTCAATCGTCGATGGCGGTTTGGAACTGATGTCATAGACGACGCGGTTGATGCCTTTGACTTCACTGACGATGCGCGAAGAGATGCGTTGCAGTACATCATACGGCAGTCGCACCCAATCCGCTGTCATGCCGTCAACCGAATCGACGGCGCGAATGGCGATGGCGTTTTCATAAGTTCGCAAATCGCCCATCACACCGACACTCGACACCGGCAACAACACCGCGAAACTCTGCCAGATTTTGTCGTACAAATCGGCGCGGCGAATCTCTTCGATGACAATCGCATCGGCTTCCTGCAACAGCGCCACGCGGTCGGCGGTTACTTCGCCGAGTATGCGAACCGCAAGACCGGGACCCGGAAATGGTTGTCGCCCGATAATCTCTTCCGGTAACCCAAGCTCGCGCCCGACTCTTCGCACTTCATCTTTGAAGAGTTCGCGCAACGGTTCAACCAATTTCAAATGCATCTTTTCAGGCAGACCCCCGACGTTGTGATGCGATTTGATGACCGCCGAAGGACCTTTCACGGATACCGATTCGATCACGTCCGGGTAAAGCGTGCCCTGTACGAGAAAATCAACTTTGCCGAGTTTGTTGGCTTCTTCCTGAAAGACTTCGATAAATTCATTGCCGATGATTTTGCGTTTCTGTTCGGGGTCAGTGACGCTCGCAAGTTTCCCTAAAAACCGTTCGCCCGCCGCGACACCGACAACATTGAGGTGCATCTCTTGGTAAGCTTCCAAGACCTGCTCGAATTCATTTTTACGAAGCAAACCGTTATCAACAAAGATGCAGGTTTGCCGGTCGCCAATCGCGTGCGCCACGAGCGCCGCCGCTACCGATGAATCCACGCCGCCCGAAAGCCCGCACACCACCTTGCCGCCGCCTACCTGCTGTTGAATTTGCGCAATGGCGGTTTCAATAAACGATGCCATCGTCCAATCACAGTGCAAGCCGCAGACATTGACCAGAAAATTTTTCAAGACCGCTTTGCCGAGCGGCGTGTGGGCGACTTCGGGGTGAAACTGTATGCCGTAAAGTTTGCGCGAAGGGTCTTCAACCGCGCCGATTGCCGCATCGGTGGCGGCGGTGATGGTGAAGCCTTCGGGCGGCAGGCTCACATAATCGCCGTGACTCATCCAGACTTTTAAGGATTGCGGCAGGTCTTTGAATAACAGGCTTTCGGATTGCTTTTCGATTTCCGCATAGCCGTATTCGCGACGATTCGACGGTTTGACTTCGCCGCCTAAAAAATAGGCGAGCAGTTGCACGCCGTAACAGATGCCAAGCACAGGAACGCCGAGTTCAAGCACGGCGCGGTCAGGATGCGGCGCGCCCGCTTCGTAAACCGAAGACGGACCACCCGAAAAAATGATAGCTTGCGGGTGTTTCGCCTTGAGGGTTTCGATTGATGTGTTAAAGGGAACGATTTCGGAATAGACGCCGATTTCGCGTATGCGACGGGCGATGAGCTGGGTGTACTGGGAACCGAAATCAAGGACGATGACTGTTTCGTGGGTTGTAGTCATAGGTTAAGCGAGGATTATAGGGAGGCGAGTCGCGCAGTGTAAAGCGACAGACTTTTGTGGCTGTAAGAGAAGTTGAATCCAAACCGAGTTCTGATTTCATCGAACATTGATTTATGACAGGATAAAGAAAGATTACGGAACAGACGAAATAAAGCGGAACAAACGGAAAACGACATTGAGGAAAAGGAAAAAGCTAAAAATCTTTTTTATTCCTGCTTCCGTTTGTTCGGTTATTTCCGTTTGCCAGGTATCGCTTGTTTAATTCATCCGACTATCAAGTGATGCGTTAAGGGAACCGTTGGGATTATTTAAAAGCTTGGGCGAATTTTCGCAACCAAACGAGCAGGATTCCCCAGCATTTTTGATGAGCGTGCAAAAATCATTTGCTTTAAGCGGCTCTTGGTTGGAATAGCGATTGCTCTAATGAATTTAATACCAATCCCCCGAAGTGGGAGGTCGCGGTAATGCCTCATCGAAAAATCTTTAACCCTCTCTTCTCTACATTACTGGTTGGTTTATTAATCTTGATGCTCTATCCGTGGACAGGCGCGCAAACCGGTAAAACTAAAAGCCAACCAAAACCGCAAACTCAGGCTACGCCAGCAATCATCATTTTTGATAACTGGAATCGTGGAGCAGTTTCCAATCATCCTTCACAAGCAACCCGGTTTACGATTTCGCAACCTCACCTGATTACGCTCATCCGCAATTATCACTGGAACAATGGCAAAGGCGCGGTGCCGCGAACCATCGGGTTGCGCGATGACAAAGGAAATCGCTTCGGCCCCTGGCAATGTAAACGACCTGCGGGAAAAGCAAGTGTGGCAAGCACCCACTGGGAATGCCAGCCGTATGACATTTTGCCTGCCGGAGTTTATGAAGTCATTGATGCTGAGCCGATGTCCTGGTCATACAATGGCGCATCGCAAGGGAGCGGATTTTCCAGAATCGAAGGCGAACCGCTTGACGAACCGCTTGCCCCGCAAGTCGAAGCTGCATCGGTAAAAACATTTGAGGTCAATAAATCCAAGACCGCGCAAAACATCGGCTATCAAAACCGCGTTACCGTGACCTTGCCGCCGGGATTATTGGGCAGTAAACAGAAAGTGACCATCGGGGAAATTCCCAAAGAGCGATTGTTGATTGGCGATTATGATTATTACTTCATGCCGATTGACGGTTTCGGCATTGCGGTCGGCGATAAACGCGAGTTCAAAGAAGACATCGTTATCGAAATTCCTTACAACCCCGCCGACCTTAACCCCAAATATCGCGCCAGCCAGCAAATTACTGCCTATCATTGGGATGAGCGACAGAAAATGTGGCTGCCGGTTTCCAGCACGGTTGACGAAGCGAATCGCAAAGTCACGATTCGCACACGTCACCTCTCTTTCTTTTCATTTGAATGGACAGCTTGGGGGCTTGCCAAAATTACCGGTGCCATCGCTGCTGGCGCAGCCATTGCCTATGTCGGGCATATCGCATATGAGAAGAAAGCCCTTGACACCTTCTCCTCGTCCAACAGCAACTTCAACATTTTATACAGCGCATCCGATATTAATGGCGCAGCCAGTCCGGTAAATAATGCAAAGTGGAATGTTCAAAATCCCGGTTCGGGCGCTAGCCGCGCGCATCCGCGCTACATCGTTGATTTAGGAGCCTATCTCGAAACGGCGTTCAGTAAATATAAAATTTTGGGCGTGCCAGCAACGCCGATCATCGTCAAAGTCAATTCCTATTACATCAAAGGCTGGAATCAAAACCCGGCATTCTATGAATCCCGCTGGACGGGGCGAATTCATGTGGATTCGGCAAAAACCAATTCGCCGACGCGATTGCAACATAAAATTTCGCATGAACTCTTTCACGCTTTTCAATACGCTTTTCTCAATCAGAATTTGGAACTCTGGTGGAAAGAGAGCACTGCCGACTATGCCGCCTGTCGCTTTGCCGCGAATTTGCGTGACCAGATGGGACACGGATTGAACGACATTCACCCGAAATTATTGACCTTTCCTTTATCGGATACCGGCATCAAAGACCCCCCGGCAACGCTTTCCGAAATCGAATATGACAAAGGCTACTTTATCGAATATCTGGTCGCCAAAGGCGCAGATTTTGCAGCGATGTGCAAAGAGGTAGCAGCGGCTTCAACGCCCGCTACCTTCACGCTCGACCGCTATTTGAGGAAAACGACAGTCGCCGGGCTGGATTCACATTACAGAGGCTTTGCCGGTTATTTTCTCTTGAATGCCGATAGCCCCATCAACCGGCGCGGCGCGGCAACAGTGGCTGATGGTGGTTTGGAAAAAACCGATATATTCAAACTTGGAGCCAATAAAAATACCCCTGCTGCGCCGATTCAATATCAATTTCAACTGGCGCAAGAGTACACCGCAAAAGCCTGGGGCGTAAAAGCCGAAGTTCGTCCGCCTTCTACGACGCGGCAACTCAACGCGCGGTCAGTAGGGCAGGAGCTTGGCGCCTATGTTGATTTGTATGTTCTGAAAAACAATCAGGCAATACAGGGAAACGCCAAGCCTACAGCGACGCTGATTAAAAAAGGCGAGATGGCGGTTATCACACTCGGCGCAAGCGATATGCTTTACGTGGTTGCTGTCAATATCAATCCTTCGCAATCGGGCAGTGCGGCAATTCAAATCAGCGATGCCGACATCGCGCTGGAAATTGAACCCGTTGAAACCAAACTCGGAAAGTTTGATTACAAATTCAAAGCCAAAGCTCAACCGATTCCGCCGACGATGAACAAACTTGCCTACCAGTGGAATTTCGGCGATAAAAGCGACAGCTTCACAGACAAGTACAGCGGCGGTTTTACCAATCAAACCATCGCCTTTTCAAAAGAGCACAAATTTCCCGGCGCTGGGAAATATCTGATTTCAGTCGAACTTTTCGATGTCAGCAAAGGCATTCGTTCATTGATTGCCAAAGCGACTTTGCCGATTACGCTCACCGCTAAACCCGATGTTGAAATCACGCCGGATTTCGTGAGCGGCGACCCGCCGAAAACCGTCACTTTTCGCGCAGTTGTCAAAAACGGACCGGCAAAACCTTACTTCGTCTGGACGATTGATAACGTCAGTCGAAGCAGCGACAAGGAAGAAACCATCGCCACGACCAGCGCGACACTGACAAAAAAATTCATTGATTCGGGTTCCTATGAAGTGAAGGTCAAACTTTACAACAATGAGAACCGCAAACAACAACTCGATGCCGATAGCGCCTATTTGAATTTAATTGCTGCTGCGCCGCCAACGCCAAAGCCACAGCCGCCAACTCCTCAACCAGCGCCACCAAAACCCGCGCCGAAAGAGGAAAAGCGCAGCGGCTATTGGAAATTCATTCGCGAAGAAAAACAATTGCCGGCAATTCATGAAGGCGGCGCGAATATAACCATTACGGCAACGGCAACCTTCGGAAAAATTGCCGGAACCAGAGTGGACGTCTGGAACGATGGAGTGAATAAAAATTTTATCAACGGCTGGTTTAGCTGGACAGTGGCGGGCGGTGTTGATGTGTTACTGCCGGGACAACAAATCAATGCGACGGGAAATTGCAGTTATGACTGGACGAGTACGCAAAACGCCAAATCATCGGGAAGAGGCAATGCAGGCTTGGGATTTGAACGACCGGGAACGCCCAGAGGCGTCGCCTTTTTGCTAGCTCCGGCGATTATCAGCGATTGGTGCCCTGCCGCCAAAATAACGCCGTTAAAAGGCGTCAGCACGGTTCCTTACCCAAGCGAAAAGTTGAAATTCCCTGATGGCAAATATCGCCTGGCACTGCGCGGCGAATTTTGGTTAAGTCCGACGATAGTTATTGACCGCATCTATGAATGGGTGCAATAGCCAACGCCGATTTAAAACCGAAGGGCGCGGATAACTATATGCTATCCGCGCCCTTCGGTTTTTTAGTTATTGAATGGAATTGATAGTCTCAATCGCCGCTTTCGGCGGTGACTTCGAGTTTCTCTTTTTCGGCGCGGGCTTTTTGCCGTTTCGCAAACAATGCTTTGATGGGATGGAGAACCGGCGCAGCAACGCTTGCGAATTTATGCGCCCACGCGGTTTCGGCTAAATCATCAAGCAGAGAATACGCGACCGGCGTGACCAGCAAGGTCAATAATAGACAAAGCGTCTGCCCGCCAATGACCACAACCGCAATCGCCCGTCGTTCATCTGACCCGGGACCTGTGCCCAGGGCGAGCGGCAACATACCGGCAACCAATGCGAGCGTAGTCATCAGAATCGGTCGGAAACGGTCGCGGTTCGCCTGAATGATGGCGTTGAAGCGTTCCATCCCCTGCGCCCGTAAATTATTCATATGGTCAATCTGCAAAATTGAATTTTTCTTGACCACCCCGAAGAGTACGAGAATGCCAAGCGCCGAATAGAGATTCAAAGTATTATTGGTTACCCATAATGAGATGAGCGCAAACGGCACCGACAGCGGCAATGAAAGCAGAATCGTAAACGGATGGACGAGGCTTTCAAATTGCGATGCCAGAATCATGTACATAAAAATAATCGACAGCAAAAACGCCCAGATGAATTCCTGAAACGTCACTTCCAGTTCTTTGGCGCGACCCGACACGGCGGTTGTATAACCGGCTGGCAGATTCATCCGTTCGACTTCTTGTCTGAGGGCTTCGATGCGGTCGGCAAGCGCATAGCCGGGCGCAACCGAGGCGCGCAAACTGATCTGCCGTTGACGGTCGAGCCGGTCAATACGCGAAGGCGCGCGGTCAGGTTTCAGTTCGACAAGGTTATCAAGTCGCGCCAACCCGCCACCCTGACGCGGCACATAGAGTCTCGAAATCGTATCGATGTTATTGCGCTCGCCGTTTTTGACGCGCAATTGCACATCATAATCATCGTTCACCACATTATCGTGAAAACGTGACACCTGCTGATCGCCGCCAACCATCAAACGCAAAGCG
This genomic window from Acidobacteriota bacterium contains:
- a CDS encoding alpha/beta fold hydrolase, producing MATSSIQQTLSINDIEMYCEIYGEGEPLVLLHGFSGCGSNWQSFVTDFVKEYQLIIPDLRGHGRTTNPSNTFTFRQSALDLFAMLDLLNIEKFKAIGLSGGAKTLLHMATQQPARIEAMVIVSCAPYFPDEARAIMQAMTPDSHTETEWQQMREWHKHGDAQIRALWTQAHHFKDSFDDMNFTPPLLSTITARTLIVHGDRDPFYPARLAIELYEAMPNAYLWMVPNAGHGPIFLEMTAPFIATALPFLRGDWQAQ
- the guaA gene encoding glutamine-hydrolyzing GMP synthase, whose protein sequence is MTTTHETVIVLDFGSQYTQLIARRIREIGVYSEIVPFNTSIETLKAKHPQAIIFSGGPSSVYEAGAPHPDRAVLELGVPVLGICYGVQLLAYFLGGEVKPSNRREYGYAEIEKQSESLLFKDLPQSLKVWMSHGDYVSLPPEGFTITAATDAAIGAVEDPSRKLYGIQFHPEVAHTPLGKAVLKNFLVNVCGLHCDWTMASFIETAIAQIQQQVGGGKVVCGLSGGVDSSVAAALVAHAIGDRQTCIFVDNGLLRKNEFEQVLEAYQEMHLNVVGVAAGERFLGKLASVTDPEQKRKIIGNEFIEVFQEEANKLGKVDFLVQGTLYPDVIESVSVKGPSAVIKSHHNVGGLPEKMHLKLVEPLRELFKDEVRRVGRELGLPEEIIGRQPFPGPGLAVRILGEVTADRVALLQEADAIVIEEIRRADLYDKIWQSFAVLLPVSSVGVMGDLRTYENAIAIRAVDSVDGMTADWVRLPYDVLQRISSRIVSEVKGINRVVYDISSKPPSTIEWE